The genomic interval CCGTCCAGTCGTCCAGCGCCGCTTGCAACGTGCGGGCGATCTCCGGCACCGGGATGGCACGGGTCAGGTCGCGCGACACCACGACCAGGGTGCCGTCGCGCCCGCCCGCCTTCAAACTTGCCAACTTCATTGGTCTCTTCCCTTCCTTGGAATTCAGCGTCCGGCGACCTTGATCCTTGTTTCCGGGTGGCCGCTCATTTCGCCTTCCAGCTGTCGGCGTAGCCGCCCCATTCGACGCCGTCCATCGCCTGATAGACATCCAGCGGATCGCGGGTGTCGATCATCACCGCAACCTCGTCGGTCTCCTTGCGCTCGAACTTCTGCGCCACCTCATAGGCCTTCGGATGCGGCCCGTGCGGGAAGCCCGAGGGGTGGTAGGTGACCATGCCGGGATGGATGTTGTCGCGCGAGAAGAACTGTCCGCGGTGATAGAACAGCACCTCGTCGAAATCCTCGTTCGAGTGGTAGTAGGGCAGCTTCAGCGCCTCCGGATCCGACTCGATCGGCCGCGGCACGAAGGTGCAGACGATGAAACGCCCCGCGATCCAGGTGCTGTGCGCCGACGGCGGCAGATGGTAGCGGTGGCTCATCAGCGGCCGGATGTCGCGCCAGTTCAGCCGCACCGGCGCCAGATCGCCGTGCCAGCCCACCGCGTCCAGCGGGTTGAACGGATAGGTCATGGCGCAGAGCTGCCCGCGCTTCTTCACCCGCACCAGGGTCTCACGCTCGTGCTTCTGCGCCTGGAAGGCGTCGTCCAGCGCCGGGACGTCCAGCACCGCCGGGTCGAAGATGGCGTGGGTACCGACCAGCCCCTTGTGCGGCAGCTTGTAGGCGTCTCCGGTGGCCTCCACCATCAGCACCATCACCGCCTCGTCGGTCTCCAGCCGCCAGCAGGTGTTGCGCGG from Azospirillum sp. TSH100 carries:
- a CDS encoding homogentisate 1,2-dioxygenase; protein product: MKNWISFPKVEGTASRQAHVRLPAGTYERELGREGFFGPATQMHHAHPPTGWTSFDGPLRPRAFDLNHLDHMPNSPLEAPALMGNGSTQVRLWRFKGRMDHLVRNADGDDLLFFHQGGGHLYCDYGHLEVREGDYVVLPRNTCWRLETDEAVMVLMVEATGDAYKLPHKGLVGTHAIFDPAVLDVPALDDAFQAQKHERETLVRVKKRGQLCAMTYPFNPLDAVGWHGDLAPVRLNWRDIRPLMSHRYHLPPSAHSTWIAGRFIVCTFVPRPIESDPEALKLPYYHSNEDFDEVLFYHRGQFFSRDNIHPGMVTYHPSGFPHGPHPKAYEVAQKFERKETDEVAVMIDTRDPLDVYQAMDGVEWGGYADSWKAK